In one Juglans regia cultivar Chandler chromosome 11, Walnut 2.0, whole genome shotgun sequence genomic region, the following are encoded:
- the LOC109015845 gene encoding phosphoglycerate mutase-like protein 1 isoform X2, producing MDSTGGQSLYPLHRCKTLHLVRHAQGIHNVEGEKNHEAYLSYDLFDAQLTPLGWKQVHNLRKHVQACGISKSIDLVIVSPLLRTMQTAVGVFGGEAYTDGVNVPPLMVANTGNSGHPAISSLNCPPFVAVELCREHLGVHPCDKRRSIREYRPLFPAIDFSLVENDDDILWKPDIRETNEEVADRGQKFLKWLWTREEKEIAIVTHSGFLFHTLSSFGNDCHPIVKSEICANFANCELRSMVFIDRSMMGSASSTTNYPGKIPNGLDLPSDVATEKLPEEGLAN from the exons ATGGATTCCACTGGCGGTCAAAGTCTCTACCCGTTGCATCGTTGCAAGACTCTTCACCTG GTAAGGCATGCCCAAGGGATTCACAACGTGGAAGGGGAGAAAAACCATGAAGCATACTTATCTTATGATCTTTTTGATGCACAACTAACTCCTCTTGGCTGGAAGCAG GTTCATAATCTTCGCAAGCATGTTCAAGCATGTGGGATTTCCAAAAGCATCGACCTAGTCATTGTTTCCCCATTGTTAAG GACCATGCAAACAGCAGTTGGAGTCTTTGGTGGTGAAGCATACACAGATGGGGTAAATGTACCTCCTCTAATGGTTGCAAATACAGGGAACAGTGGCCATCCTGCAATTTCAAGTCTAAATTGCCCACCGTTTGTAGCTGTAGAGCTTTGCCGTGAACATTTG GGAGTTCATCCATGTGATAAGAGGCGAAGCATTAGGGAATATCGCCCACTTTTTCCTGCGATTGATTTTTCACTG GTGGAAAATGATGATGACATTTTGTGGAAGCCTGACATTAGAGAGACGAATGAGGAAGTTGCTGATAGGGGACAGAAGTTTTTGAAATG GTTGTGGACTCGTGAAGAGAAGGAGATTGCAATTGTCACCCACAGTGGATTCTTGTTTCATACCCTAAGCTCTTTTGGAAATGATTGTCATCCAATTGTTAAGAGTGAAATATGCGCAAA TTTTGCCAATTGTGAGCTCCGTTCAATGGTCTTCATAGATAGGAG TATGATGGGGTCAGCTTCCTCGACGACTAACTATCCTGGAAAAATACCTAATGGACTTGATCTTCCCAGTGATGTTGCCACTGAGAAGCTTCCAGAGGAAGGACTTGCAAACTAA
- the LOC109015845 gene encoding phosphoglycerate mutase-like protein 1 isoform X1, whose amino-acid sequence MIAMPIQTVIHICNPTLYLNSSFVPTPISKLYGTPPPPPLPQRPSRFRTCFSALLDMDSTGGQSLYPLHRCKTLHLVRHAQGIHNVEGEKNHEAYLSYDLFDAQLTPLGWKQVHNLRKHVQACGISKSIDLVIVSPLLRTMQTAVGVFGGEAYTDGVNVPPLMVANTGNSGHPAISSLNCPPFVAVELCREHLGVHPCDKRRSIREYRPLFPAIDFSLVENDDDILWKPDIRETNEEVADRGQKFLKWLWTREEKEIAIVTHSGFLFHTLSSFGNDCHPIVKSEICANFANCELRSMVFIDRSMMGSASSTTNYPGKIPNGLDLPSDVATEKLPEEGLAN is encoded by the exons atgatagcCATGCCTATTCAGACCGTTATTCATATTTGTAACCCTACTCTTTACCTCAATTCCTCCTTTGTCCCCACTCCCATTTCAAAGCTCTACGGTACTCCGCCTCCACCTCCACTTCCCCAGCGTCCTTCTCGCTTTCGAACTTGCTTCTCTGCTCTCTTAG ACATGGATTCCACTGGCGGTCAAAGTCTCTACCCGTTGCATCGTTGCAAGACTCTTCACCTG GTAAGGCATGCCCAAGGGATTCACAACGTGGAAGGGGAGAAAAACCATGAAGCATACTTATCTTATGATCTTTTTGATGCACAACTAACTCCTCTTGGCTGGAAGCAG GTTCATAATCTTCGCAAGCATGTTCAAGCATGTGGGATTTCCAAAAGCATCGACCTAGTCATTGTTTCCCCATTGTTAAG GACCATGCAAACAGCAGTTGGAGTCTTTGGTGGTGAAGCATACACAGATGGGGTAAATGTACCTCCTCTAATGGTTGCAAATACAGGGAACAGTGGCCATCCTGCAATTTCAAGTCTAAATTGCCCACCGTTTGTAGCTGTAGAGCTTTGCCGTGAACATTTG GGAGTTCATCCATGTGATAAGAGGCGAAGCATTAGGGAATATCGCCCACTTTTTCCTGCGATTGATTTTTCACTG GTGGAAAATGATGATGACATTTTGTGGAAGCCTGACATTAGAGAGACGAATGAGGAAGTTGCTGATAGGGGACAGAAGTTTTTGAAATG GTTGTGGACTCGTGAAGAGAAGGAGATTGCAATTGTCACCCACAGTGGATTCTTGTTTCATACCCTAAGCTCTTTTGGAAATGATTGTCATCCAATTGTTAAGAGTGAAATATGCGCAAA TTTTGCCAATTGTGAGCTCCGTTCAATGGTCTTCATAGATAGGAG TATGATGGGGTCAGCTTCCTCGACGACTAACTATCCTGGAAAAATACCTAATGGACTTGATCTTCCCAGTGATGTTGCCACTGAGAAGCTTCCAGAGGAAGGACTTGCAAACTAA